A window of Candidatus Binataceae bacterium genomic DNA:
ATGTATCCGTGATGCGGTAACAAGATTGTAATTGAGGTTCGGCCTCGAGAGATGAACGGCGAAACCAATTCGCTTTCCACTCGACGTCATGCACTGCTGCTGGCCACGGTGCAGGAATTCATCGCTACCGCAGAACCGGTTGGCTCGCAGCAGGTTGCGGCTCATTACTCGCTGGGCGTGCGCTCGGCAATGGTGCGAAGCCTGATGGCCGAACTGGAGGAGTCCGGATTCCTGACCCAGCCGCACGTCTCGGCCGGACGCGTTCCGACCGACAAGGCGTTCCGTTACTACGTCGATCACCTGCTGGCGTCCTCGCGCATCGCTTTCGAGGACCGCGCGCAGATCGAACTTCATTACTCGGGCCGTCCTCGCGGTCTGGAGGATGTAATGCGCGACACCCCGAAGCTGCTCGCCCTGTTAACTGGACAGGCCGCGCTGGTGGTGGCACCGCGCTTGGAGGCCATGACGATCGAGCGCGTGAGCTTTGTGCGCCTGCGCGAACGGCAGGTGCTGGCGGTGTTTGTGGCAACCGCGGACCGGGTGGAAAACCGCTTGGTTGAGACGGACCGGGACTTCAAGCAGGACGAACTCGATCGGATGGCCCGTTACCTTAACGAGTCGCTGGCCGGTCGGACCCTCGACGAAGCACGTAGGTGGATCGAGCGACAGCTCAAGGAGCAGCGTGCCGCGTACGACCAGTTCAGGCGCGACGCCCTCGCCCTCGGTGGAGGGGCGATAGGCGAGAAGGGCGATCGGACCGAGGTCTACGTCGAGGGCAGGGTCAAGGCACTCGACCAGCCGGAATTTGCCGACCCAGAACGAGTCCGCGAACTGCTGCGTGCTCTGGATGACAAGTCGGCTCTGTTAGCACTACTCGAACGGAGCATCCAGCAAAACGGCTTGATGATTTCCATAGGCTCGGAAAACTATGATCCACGCTTGGCGTGTCTCAGCGTAATTGCGGCTTCATATGCGACCGGTTCTGAATCGGCCGGAAGCCTCGCCGTGGTCGGCCCGGTTCGAATGGACTACGACCGCGTAATTCCGTTGGTCGGCTATACGGCCAGGACCCTTACCCGGTTGCTCGAGCACTAAGCTTTTCTCAAACAGCATTCTGCTTCCACGAGTGGCGCGAATCGAAATCGTGCTTATTTTTTCTGTGGGTGCAGTTTCGCAGTATGAACAAACATCGCAAGGGCAATTCCGGCGAACCCGAGTCACACGACGACCGGCAGGCGAACGGTGCTGAGTTCATGACCTTGACCGACGAAATGGCGGAGTCGAGTGGCGAGGCCGAAGCTCGCTGGCAGGAGCTTCAGACCCAGCTCCAGGAGAAGGAAAAGGAGCTAGCCGAGCTCAAGGACAAGTATCTGCGGGCACTGGCGGACGGGGAGAACGCCCGCAAACGCATACGGCAGCAGAGCGAGGAGAGCGTTCGAATCCAGAAAGAGGGAGTCCTACGTGACCTGCTGCCAATTGTCGACAATCTCGAGCGCGCCATTGGAGCGGCGCGCGAAGGAGCTAGCGACACCGCCGTGATTGTCGATGGGGTTCAGATGGTCCTGCGGTCGCTGATGGATTTTCTAAAGTCCCAGGGCGTTGTCCCGATCGTCTCCGCGGGCCAGCCCTTTGACCCGGCCCGCCACGAGGCGGTGGATCACGTGGCAAGCGACACGCATCCGCCCAACACGGTTGTCAATGAGTTCCACCGGGGATACCTCATCGGTGATAGGGTATTGCGGCCAGCCAGCGTGACCGTGGCGAAGGGACTTTCGAACCGGCGAAACAATGGCGAATCCGACACTTCAGAAGTTGAAAACGACTAGATCGTGATTATTTATTGAGACACAGCCCGGGAATCTGACAGGGCGACAATCGAGAAAAATGGCAAAAGTAATCGGTATTGATCTGGGGACGACCAACAGTTGCGTTGCGGTAATGGAAGGTGGCGATCCGGTGGTGATCGCCAACTCCGAAGGTAGCCGTACCACGCCTTCGGTCGTTGCATTTACGGACTCCGGCGAGCGTCTGGTAGGGCAGATAGCGCGGCGACAGGCGATCACCAATCCAAACAATACGGTGTTCGCGATCAAGCGCCTGATGGGACGCCGCTTCGAGGACGCCGAAGTGCAGAAGGCAGCCAAAGTGCTGCCGTACAAGGTCGTGAAAAACGACGACGGCGCCGCATGGGTCGAGATTCGCGATAAACGTTATAGTCCGCCGGAGATCTCGGCTTTCATCCTCCAGAAGATGAAGCAGACGGCCGAAGACTATCTCGGCGAAAAGGTCACCGAGGCGGTCATCACGGTACCGGCATATTTCAACGACGGACAGCGACAGGCGACCAAGGATGCCGGACGAATTGCGGGACTCAACGTCCTGCGAATCATCAACGAGCCGACCGCCGCATCGCTGGCGTACGGCCTAGATAAGAAGAAGGACGAAAAGATCGCCGTGTTCGACCTGGGAGGCGGCACCTTCGACATCTCGATACTGGAACTCGGCGAAGGGGTGTTTGAAGTCAAGGCCACCAACGGAGACACCTTCCTGGGTGGTGAAGACTTCGACCAGCGCGTCATTGACTATCTGGCCGATGAATTCAAGCGCGACCAGGGAATCGATCTGCGCAAAGATCGCATGGCGCTGCAACGACTCAAGGAAGCAGCGGAAAAGGCCAAGTGCGAACTTTCCACGGTCATGGAGACCGACATCAACCTCCCGTTCGTCACGGCCGACCAGTCTGGTCCCAAGCATCTGAATATCAAGCTGACCCGGGCCAAGCTCGAGGCACTGTGCGCAGATTTGCTCGACCGCCTCGAAGGGCCTTGCGTCACCGCATTGCGCGACGCGGCGCTCAAAGCTAGCGATGTCAACGAAATCGTGCTGGTCGGCGGTATGACTCGCATGCCGGCGGTTCAGGAGCGAGTGCGCAAAATCTTTGGCAAGGAAGGGCACAAGGGCGTCAACCCTGACGAAGTGGTTGCGGTTGGCGCAGCCATCCAGGCCGGCGTTCTCAAGGGCGAGGTCAAGGACGTTCTGTTGCTGGACGTGACCCCGCTGTCACTCGGTATCGAAACTCTGGGCGGTGTGTTTACCAAGTTGATCGAGAAGAACACCACCATACCGACCCGCAAGAGCCAGGTATTTTCGACCGCGCAGGACAATCAGACGGCGGTCACGATCCGGGTTTTCCAGGGCGAGCGCGAGATGGCGACCGACAACAAGCTGCTCGGCCAGTTCGACCTGATCGGAATTCCACCGGCGCCGCGGGGCATGCCGCAAGTCGAGGTCACCTTCGATATCGATGCAAACGGCATCGTCAATGTCCACGCGAAGGACCTAGGCACCAACAAGGAGCAGTCAATCCGAATCACAGCTTCTTCGGGACTTTCCGAGGAAGACATCAAGCAGATGGTGCGTGATGCCGAGCAACACGCCGCGGGTGATCACAAGCGGCGGCTGGAAGCGGAAGCGCGCAATAAGCTTGACAATCTCGTCTATACGACCGAGAAGACGCTGAAGGACTACGGTTCGCAGCTCGATGAGACATCGCGCAAGAGCGTCGAAGAGGCTCTGGCCAATGCCAAGAGCACGCTCGAATCCAAGGATCCCGACGAGATGAATCGCGCGGCCGAAGCGCTGTCCAACGCATCGCACAAGCTGGCTGAGGCGATGTACAGCAAGAGCCGCGCGCAGCAGGGTCAGCCCGGTGACGGCGGCGCTGCCGGTGGCGGCGCACAACCCGACGGCGCGACCGGAGACAGCAAGCAGAAATCGGGCGACGGCGAGGACGTGGTCGATGCCGATTTCAAGGAAGTGAAGTAGTCCCGACTCCTTGCCCAGGTGGGCGAAAAAGCTCCTCGCACTGCGGAGGGCAATGGCTTCGGCGTAACGTATCGTTTAAGATTCCGTCACGATGCCCTCCGCCACCAAACGCGATTACTACGAGGTTCTGGGTGTAGCCCGTGGTGCCGCCGACGACGACCTCAAAAAGGCTTACCGTCGCCTTGCGATTCAGTTCCACCCCGATCGCAACCCCGGCAATAAGCAGGCCGAGGAGCGGTTCAAGGAAGTAAACGAAGCGTACCAGGTGCTGTCTGATCCAGAGCGACGCTCCCAGTATGATCGCTTTGGACATAGCGCGTTTCAGGGTCCGCAAGGGCAGGGGCCCTTCGGCGGGTTCGACTTCTCGCAAGGCTTCGAGGAAGTTTTCTCGGATATTTTCGGAGACTTCTTCGGCACCGGCCGCGGCCGCGCGCGTTCACGTTCGCGGCGAGGCGACGATCTTCGCTACGACCTCGAGGTGGAGTTCGAAGAGGCCGCACGCGGAACCGAAAAGGTAGTCCGCTTCCAGCGCCTGACCCTGTGCGAGTCTTGCAACGGAACCCGGGCTCGCGGCGGTTCCACCGGCGCACGTCAGTGTCCGAATTGCCGCGGCTCCGGCCAGGTCCGCACCCAGCAGGGATTCTTTTCTATCTCCACCACCTGCAGCCAGTGTCGCGGGGAAGGAACGATCATTTCCGATCCGTGCCCCAAGTGCCAGGGCCAGGGCCGGCTGCGCAAGCAGGAATCGCTCTCGGTCCGTATTCCTCCGGGGGTCGACAATGGGTCGCGCCTTAAGCTGCGGGGCGAGGGTGAGGCTGGTTACGGCGGCGGAACTCCGGGTGACTTGTACGTCATCATCCACGTCAAGGAACACTCGCTGTTTGTGCGCCAGGAAAACCACATCGTAATCGAGGTGCCAATCAGCTTTCCCCAGGCAGCGCTCGGGTGCGACATCGAGGTGCCGACGCTCGAAGGCAAGGTGAACCTCAAAGTCCCTTCGGGGACCC
This region includes:
- the hrcA gene encoding heat-inducible transcriptional repressor HrcA, which encodes MNGETNSLSTRRHALLLATVQEFIATAEPVGSQQVAAHYSLGVRSAMVRSLMAELEESGFLTQPHVSAGRVPTDKAFRYYVDHLLASSRIAFEDRAQIELHYSGRPRGLEDVMRDTPKLLALLTGQAALVVAPRLEAMTIERVSFVRLRERQVLAVFVATADRVENRLVETDRDFKQDELDRMARYLNESLAGRTLDEARRWIERQLKEQRAAYDQFRRDALALGGGAIGEKGDRTEVYVEGRVKALDQPEFADPERVRELLRALDDKSALLALLERSIQQNGLMISIGSENYDPRLACLSVIAASYATGSESAGSLAVVGPVRMDYDRVIPLVGYTARTLTRLLEH
- the dnaJ gene encoding molecular chaperone DnaJ yields the protein MPSATKRDYYEVLGVARGAADDDLKKAYRRLAIQFHPDRNPGNKQAEERFKEVNEAYQVLSDPERRSQYDRFGHSAFQGPQGQGPFGGFDFSQGFEEVFSDIFGDFFGTGRGRARSRSRRGDDLRYDLEVEFEEAARGTEKVVRFQRLTLCESCNGTRARGGSTGARQCPNCRGSGQVRTQQGFFSISTTCSQCRGEGTIISDPCPKCQGQGRLRKQESLSVRIPPGVDNGSRLKLRGEGEAGYGGGTPGDLYVIIHVKEHSLFVRQENHIVIEVPISFPQAALGCDIEVPTLEGKVNLKVPSGTQSGKVLRLKGKGIIDLHGYGRGDQLIRVVVETPRSLTARQRELLEEFAKLDGKAVNHPLSKGFVDQIKKMFG
- the grpE gene encoding nucleotide exchange factor GrpE: MNKHRKGNSGEPESHDDRQANGAEFMTLTDEMAESSGEAEARWQELQTQLQEKEKELAELKDKYLRALADGENARKRIRQQSEESVRIQKEGVLRDLLPIVDNLERAIGAAREGASDTAVIVDGVQMVLRSLMDFLKSQGVVPIVSAGQPFDPARHEAVDHVASDTHPPNTVVNEFHRGYLIGDRVLRPASVTVAKGLSNRRNNGESDTSEVEND
- the dnaK gene encoding molecular chaperone DnaK → MTGRQSRKMAKVIGIDLGTTNSCVAVMEGGDPVVIANSEGSRTTPSVVAFTDSGERLVGQIARRQAITNPNNTVFAIKRLMGRRFEDAEVQKAAKVLPYKVVKNDDGAAWVEIRDKRYSPPEISAFILQKMKQTAEDYLGEKVTEAVITVPAYFNDGQRQATKDAGRIAGLNVLRIINEPTAASLAYGLDKKKDEKIAVFDLGGGTFDISILELGEGVFEVKATNGDTFLGGEDFDQRVIDYLADEFKRDQGIDLRKDRMALQRLKEAAEKAKCELSTVMETDINLPFVTADQSGPKHLNIKLTRAKLEALCADLLDRLEGPCVTALRDAALKASDVNEIVLVGGMTRMPAVQERVRKIFGKEGHKGVNPDEVVAVGAAIQAGVLKGEVKDVLLLDVTPLSLGIETLGGVFTKLIEKNTTIPTRKSQVFSTAQDNQTAVTIRVFQGEREMATDNKLLGQFDLIGIPPAPRGMPQVEVTFDIDANGIVNVHAKDLGTNKEQSIRITASSGLSEEDIKQMVRDAEQHAAGDHKRRLEAEARNKLDNLVYTTEKTLKDYGSQLDETSRKSVEEALANAKSTLESKDPDEMNRAAEALSNASHKLAEAMYSKSRAQQGQPGDGGAAGGGAQPDGATGDSKQKSGDGEDVVDADFKEVK